A region of Jonquetella anthropi DSM 22815 DNA encodes the following proteins:
- the nifJ gene encoding pyruvate:ferredoxin (flavodoxin) oxidoreductase, with protein MAKKWKTMDGNTAAAYVSYAFTEVAAIYPITPSSPMAESCDEWATQGKKNIFGRIPQISELQSEAGAAGAVHGSLTAGSLTTTFTASQGLLLMLPNMFKIAGERLPGVFDVSARAVASHALSIFGDHSDVMACRSSGFAMLASASVQEVMDLTAVAHLSAIEARVPFVNFFDGFRTSHEVQKIELIDYDDLAKLVDWDALAEYKESALNPERAYQKGMAQNPDIFFQNREACNRFYDGLPHVVARYMEEMKKITGRDYRPFVYYGDPAADRVIVAMGSICEAARETVDYLRARGEKVGLVEVHLYRPFSPEYFFAVLPATVRSIAVLDRTKEPGALGEPLYQDVCALFSERPADKRPLIVGGRYGLGSKDTTPGQVKAAFDNLASFEPKNHFTLGIVDDVTFRSLPYEEIDASDEGTICCKFWGIGSDGTVGANKNAIKIIGDNTDMYAQGYFSYDSKKSGGVTVSHLRFGHHPIRSTYLISAADFVACHKQEYLHQYQVLRGLKKGGTFLLNTQWETMEALEANIPGSVKRYLAENNISFYTINGVDLAEEVGLGNRTNMITMAAFFKLAKVIPEDEAVRLMKEAIVHSYGRKGEKIVAMNNAAVDKGIGALRKIEIPASWATAPIEEKKSSDDVDPFYEAVCAPMNAQAGDDLPVSSFVGYEDGHMPNGMSAYKKRGVAVTVPAWLSDKCIQCNQCAMVCPHAAIRPVLADDEEMKDAPAAFKTVDARGKELAGLKFRMQVSPLDCMGCGNCADICPVKALEMSPLASQVETEAPNWNFGVDVSDKSSLMNVKTLKGSQFAKPYLEFSGACAGCGETPYAKLVTQLFGDRMIIANATGCSSIWGGSAPSTPYCTNDMGQGPAWANSLFEDNAEYGYGMSLSLENARHDLIDNVEKLLALENLPEDVRAALAHWMEVKDDGSASKEASEGVFAVIGRDMGSDEGNALMDRVAELQEHLIKKSVWIFGGDGWAYDIGFGGLDHVLASGADVNVMVFDTEVYSNTGGQSSKSTPTAAVAKFAAGGKRITKKDLGRIAMTYGYVYVAQVAMGADKNQLIKAVTEAEAYHGPSLIICYAPCINHGIKVGMGHSQLQTKKAVEAGYWHLYRYNPLLEEQGKNPFILDSKQPKASFRDFLMSEVRYTSLMKTNPAMAEELFVRAEADAKRRYQIYKALAEAPAIPAEAE; from the coding sequence ATGGCAAAGAAATGGAAGACCATGGATGGAAACACCGCTGCGGCGTACGTGAGCTACGCTTTTACCGAGGTGGCGGCTATCTATCCTATCACGCCGTCTTCGCCGATGGCTGAGTCTTGCGACGAGTGGGCAACGCAGGGGAAAAAGAACATTTTCGGGCGCATTCCTCAGATCTCTGAGCTTCAGTCCGAAGCCGGCGCGGCGGGGGCCGTGCACGGCTCTTTGACTGCCGGCTCTCTGACCACGACGTTTACCGCCTCTCAAGGACTTCTGCTCATGCTTCCCAACATGTTCAAGATCGCGGGCGAGCGGCTTCCCGGCGTGTTTGACGTGAGCGCCCGTGCGGTGGCGAGCCACGCTCTTTCGATCTTTGGCGACCACAGCGACGTGATGGCCTGCCGGAGTAGCGGGTTTGCCATGCTGGCGTCTGCCAGCGTTCAGGAGGTTATGGACCTGACCGCCGTGGCTCATCTGTCGGCGATCGAGGCCCGCGTTCCGTTTGTCAACTTCTTCGACGGTTTCAGAACGTCCCATGAGGTTCAGAAGATTGAGCTGATCGATTACGACGACTTGGCAAAGCTGGTCGACTGGGACGCTCTGGCCGAGTACAAGGAAAGCGCGCTGAACCCGGAGCGGGCCTACCAGAAAGGTATGGCTCAGAACCCGGATATCTTCTTCCAGAACCGCGAGGCCTGCAACCGGTTCTACGACGGTCTGCCCCACGTGGTGGCCCGCTACATGGAAGAGATGAAGAAGATCACCGGCCGCGACTACCGGCCGTTCGTGTACTACGGCGACCCGGCTGCCGACCGTGTCATTGTCGCCATGGGCTCGATCTGCGAGGCCGCCCGCGAGACGGTCGACTACCTGCGGGCCAGAGGCGAGAAGGTCGGCTTGGTGGAAGTCCACCTGTACCGTCCCTTCAGCCCCGAATATTTCTTCGCCGTGCTGCCGGCAACCGTCCGTTCCATCGCCGTGCTTGACCGGACGAAGGAGCCCGGCGCCCTTGGCGAGCCGCTGTATCAGGACGTGTGCGCCCTGTTCAGCGAGCGCCCGGCGGACAAACGGCCTCTGATCGTCGGCGGCCGGTACGGATTGGGATCCAAGGACACCACGCCGGGACAGGTCAAGGCCGCGTTCGACAACTTGGCGTCGTTCGAGCCGAAGAACCACTTCACGCTCGGCATCGTCGACGACGTGACGTTCCGTTCGCTTCCTTACGAGGAAATCGACGCTTCGGACGAGGGAACCATCTGCTGCAAGTTCTGGGGTATCGGCAGTGACGGGACCGTCGGCGCCAACAAGAACGCCATCAAGATCATCGGCGACAACACGGACATGTACGCCCAGGGGTACTTCTCCTATGACTCGAAGAAGTCCGGCGGCGTGACCGTTTCTCACCTGCGGTTCGGCCACCACCCGATCCGCTCCACGTACCTCATCAGCGCCGCTGACTTCGTAGCCTGCCACAAGCAGGAGTACCTGCACCAGTATCAGGTTCTCCGCGGGCTGAAAAAGGGCGGCACCTTCCTGCTGAACACCCAGTGGGAGACGATGGAAGCCCTCGAAGCCAATATCCCGGGCAGCGTGAAGCGGTATCTGGCCGAGAACAACATTTCCTTCTACACCATCAACGGCGTTGACCTGGCCGAGGAGGTTGGGCTGGGCAACCGCACCAACATGATCACCATGGCAGCCTTCTTCAAGCTCGCCAAGGTCATCCCTGAGGACGAAGCGGTTCGGCTGATGAAGGAAGCGATCGTCCATTCGTACGGCCGCAAGGGCGAGAAGATCGTCGCCATGAACAACGCGGCGGTGGACAAGGGCATTGGAGCCCTTCGCAAGATCGAGATCCCGGCCAGCTGGGCAACCGCTCCGATTGAGGAGAAGAAGTCTTCCGACGACGTGGATCCGTTCTACGAGGCGGTCTGCGCTCCGATGAACGCCCAGGCGGGCGACGATCTGCCGGTCAGTTCGTTCGTTGGCTACGAGGACGGCCATATGCCCAACGGCATGTCCGCCTACAAAAAGCGCGGCGTGGCCGTCACCGTGCCTGCGTGGCTGAGCGACAAGTGCATTCAGTGTAACCAGTGCGCCATGGTCTGCCCGCACGCGGCGATTCGGCCGGTATTGGCTGACGACGAGGAAATGAAGGACGCTCCGGCCGCCTTTAAGACCGTCGACGCCCGCGGCAAGGAGCTCGCCGGACTCAAGTTCCGCATGCAGGTCAGCCCGCTGGATTGCATGGGCTGCGGCAACTGCGCCGATATCTGCCCGGTCAAGGCCCTTGAAATGTCGCCGTTGGCGAGTCAGGTGGAGACCGAGGCGCCGAACTGGAATTTCGGCGTGGACGTGTCCGACAAGTCCTCTCTGATGAACGTGAAGACGCTGAAGGGCAGCCAGTTCGCCAAGCCCTACTTGGAGTTCTCCGGCGCCTGCGCCGGCTGCGGCGAGACGCCGTACGCCAAGCTGGTCACCCAGCTGTTCGGCGATCGAATGATCATTGCCAACGCGACCGGCTGCTCGTCCATTTGGGGCGGTTCCGCGCCCAGCACGCCGTACTGCACCAACGATATGGGACAGGGCCCCGCTTGGGCGAACTCCCTGTTTGAGGATAACGCCGAGTACGGCTACGGCATGAGCCTGTCGCTGGAAAACGCTCGTCACGACCTGATCGACAACGTTGAAAAACTGCTGGCGCTGGAGAACCTGCCGGAAGACGTCCGGGCGGCTCTGGCCCACTGGATGGAAGTCAAAGACGACGGCAGCGCTTCCAAGGAAGCGTCCGAGGGCGTTTTTGCCGTGATCGGCCGGGATATGGGCTCTGACGAGGGCAACGCCCTGATGGACCGGGTGGCTGAGCTTCAGGAGCACTTGATCAAGAAGTCCGTCTGGATCTTCGGCGGCGACGGCTGGGCATACGACATCGGTTTCGGTGGTTTGGACCACGTGTTGGCGTCCGGCGCCGACGTGAACGTGATGGTGTTCGACACGGAAGTGTACTCCAACACCGGCGGTCAGTCCTCCAAGTCGACTCCCACCGCGGCCGTGGCAAAGTTTGCCGCCGGCGGCAAGCGGATCACCAAGAAGGACCTGGGCCGCATCGCCATGACCTACGGGTACGTGTACGTGGCGCAGGTGGCCATGGGAGCCGATAAGAACCAGCTGATCAAGGCCGTCACCGAGGCTGAGGCATATCACGGGCCGTCCCTGATCATCTGCTACGCCCCCTGCATCAACCACGGCATCAAGGTCGGCATGGGCCACAGCCAGCTCCAGACCAAGAAGGCTGTCGAGGCCGGCTACTGGCACCTGTACCGGTACAACCCGCTGCTTGAGGAGCAGGGCAAGAATCCGTTCATCCTCGATTCCAAGCAGCCCAAGGCGTCGTTCCGCGACTTCCTGATGAGCGAAGTTCGCTACACGTCGCTGATGAAGACCAACCCGGCGATGGCCGAAGAGCTCTTCGTCCGGGCAGAAGCGGACGCCAAGCGCCGCTATCAGATTTACAAGGCTCTGGCTGAAGCTCCGGCTATTCCGGCGGAAGCCGAGTAG
- the tilS gene encoding tRNA lysidine(34) synthetase TilS yields MTLSAVEKFRAAARRDGWLGQPLAVAVSGGGDSMGLLWLCLASGLRPCAAIHLDHGLRPSSADERRFVEETCGRLGLPFFWKRIDAASRRLQGESVEVACRRERYAFLREAAQSAGASVVALAHTADDQAETVLMNICRGCGLWGLAGIPRRRGMWVRPVLDFRRDELRDLLKDAGWTWVEDESNSDRRYTRNRVRADLLPELERQVGAGAAVHLAALAQEAWEARSDENVLMTSLLAGASRLAPEPFQKVSLKRLRLLSDGLIARLLRHLSAQNGGAAPSRRRMDDLTGLVRRSGRWTFQWDRHHDLTARDGHLFWGPSSERVIQTVEVSERADWGGWDVSFVSGPMGPWDLNVPVGRICLSRKPGDWTADFLPAVLVNGAVFAQSTEYGWEVRSSGVEYKNLRVLHFTPHEAVGGRS; encoded by the coding sequence ATGACGCTCTCTGCGGTCGAAAAATTTCGGGCCGCCGCCCGTCGGGACGGCTGGCTTGGTCAGCCGTTGGCTGTTGCCGTTTCCGGCGGCGGCGACTCGATGGGGCTGCTCTGGTTGTGCCTCGCGTCAGGGCTCCGTCCGTGCGCGGCCATTCACCTCGATCACGGGCTCAGGCCGTCGTCGGCGGACGAGCGCCGGTTCGTTGAGGAAACCTGCGGCCGTCTTGGCCTGCCGTTTTTTTGGAAGAGAATCGACGCGGCGTCCCGGCGGCTTCAGGGCGAGAGCGTTGAGGTGGCGTGCCGTCGGGAGCGGTACGCCTTTTTGAGGGAGGCCGCCCAGTCGGCCGGAGCAAGCGTCGTCGCGTTGGCTCACACGGCGGACGATCAGGCTGAAACCGTCTTGATGAACATCTGCCGGGGCTGCGGCCTTTGGGGGCTGGCGGGCATTCCCCGCCGACGGGGCATGTGGGTCCGGCCTGTGCTGGACTTTCGCCGTGACGAGCTGCGTGACTTGCTGAAAGACGCCGGGTGGACGTGGGTGGAGGACGAGAGCAACAGCGACCGTCGGTATACCCGCAACAGGGTCAGAGCCGATTTGCTGCCCGAACTGGAGCGACAGGTCGGCGCGGGCGCGGCAGTCCATTTGGCAGCCCTGGCCCAAGAGGCGTGGGAAGCCCGAAGCGATGAGAACGTCCTGATGACGTCGCTTTTGGCAGGGGCGAGCCGATTGGCCCCTGAGCCGTTTCAAAAGGTATCGCTGAAACGCCTCCGGCTTTTGAGCGACGGGCTCATCGCCCGGCTGCTGCGCCATCTGTCCGCCCAAAACGGCGGTGCGGCGCCATCCCGCCGACGGATGGATGACCTGACAGGACTGGTCCGGCGGTCCGGCCGGTGGACTTTTCAGTGGGATCGGCACCACGACCTGACGGCCCGGGATGGGCATCTCTTTTGGGGGCCGTCGTCCGAACGGGTCATTCAGACCGTTGAGGTCAGCGAGCGAGCAGATTGGGGCGGCTGGGACGTCTCCTTCGTGTCGGGGCCTATGGGGCCATGGGACTTGAACGTGCCGGTCGGACGGATCTGCTTGTCCCGGAAGCCCGGAGACTGGACGGCCGACTTTCTGCCCGCTGTCTTGGTCAATGGGGCGGTTTTTGCCCAATCCACCGAATATGGGTGGGAAGTTCGCTCAAGTGGTGTAGAATATAAAAATCTGAGAGTGTTGCACTTTACGCCGCACGAGGCTGTCGGAGGACGATCATGA
- the hpt gene encoding hypoxanthine phosphoribosyltransferase, producing the protein MTYQIGEVLFSEEQIRKRVSELGREISRKYCGKGLTVIGILRGAAIFMSDIVRAIDPSVNVAMEFMRVSSYGNGTDSSGEVKILQDLENPVKGRNLLVVEDILDSGWTLHRLKEYLLQREPASLEICVLLSKPERRQVEVDVDYCGFVIPDKFVIGYGLDYAEQWRHLPAIHIAKPVEEAPGR; encoded by the coding sequence ATGACGTATCAGATAGGCGAGGTTCTTTTTTCTGAGGAACAGATACGCAAGCGCGTTAGCGAGCTGGGCCGTGAAATTAGTCGGAAGTACTGTGGCAAAGGGCTCACGGTGATTGGTATTCTGCGTGGAGCGGCGATTTTCATGTCCGATATCGTCCGAGCGATTGACCCATCGGTGAACGTGGCCATGGAGTTCATGCGGGTGTCGTCCTATGGGAACGGCACGGACAGCTCTGGGGAAGTGAAAATTCTCCAAGACCTCGAGAATCCGGTGAAGGGCAGGAATCTTCTGGTCGTGGAAGATATTCTCGACAGCGGCTGGACGCTTCATCGGCTGAAGGAATACCTTCTTCAGCGGGAGCCTGCGTCTCTTGAGATCTGCGTTCTGCTCAGCAAGCCCGAGCGGCGCCAGGTGGAAGTCGACGTGGACTACTGCGGCTTTGTCATTCCCGATAAATTTGTCATAGGGTACGGATTGGACTACGCGGAGCAGTGGCGCCATCTGCCGGCGATTCACATAGCCAAACCGGTGGAAGAGGCGCCCGGCCGATAG
- the ftsH gene encoding ATP-dependent zinc metalloprotease FtsH, translating to MRKIFKNLGLYLILIVLVVSLASSLMTPSGDLAGQKAKELSYSQLVAAIDAGRVKNVTVGDLTAQGALSDGTSFTSAIVGEKDLANRALEKGADVKVALPEPTPWWMTLASSLLPTLLLIGVWIFFLRGMQGGGKVMNFAKNKAKMFIDNRPKVSFVDVAGCDEAKEELKEVVDYLRQPDRFTALGAKVPRGVLLLGQPGTGKTLLARACAGEADVPFFSTTGSDFVEMFVGVGASRVRDLFDQARKHQPCIVFIDEIDAVGRQRGAGLGGGHDEREQTLNQLLVEMDGFDDKGGIILIAATNRPDVLDPALLRPGRFDRHIVVDAPDVKGREEILKVHVKNKKLGADVNLETLAKRTPGFVGADLANLVNEAALLAARAGKAEISMAELEEGIDRSIAGPERKSRVINDKERRIIAYHETGHALVAHYLPGSDPVHKISIIPRGAAALGYTLQLPTEDRFLASQSELMNEVCILLSGRASERLVFGDVTTGASNDLQRATKIARDMVTQYGMSDLGLVVLGRPKHEVFLGRDLGEDRNYSDHMAQEIDRTVSRIVAEAFDKVTKILTEHRDQLDLVSKTLLEREIIDADEFAVLLGEKPETPKEEAEAAPSADEPAADSESRPQPSAAEQEAGAETDGKTDSDE from the coding sequence GTGCGGAAGATATTTAAGAACCTCGGCCTGTATCTCATACTCATCGTTCTGGTCGTCAGCTTGGCCAGTTCGTTGATGACGCCGTCCGGCGATCTGGCCGGGCAGAAAGCTAAAGAGCTTTCCTACAGCCAACTGGTCGCGGCCATCGACGCGGGACGCGTGAAAAACGTGACCGTCGGAGACCTGACCGCGCAGGGGGCCCTGTCGGACGGGACGTCCTTCACCTCGGCGATCGTCGGGGAAAAGGACTTAGCCAACCGGGCGCTTGAAAAAGGCGCCGACGTGAAGGTGGCGCTGCCCGAACCGACGCCGTGGTGGATGACTCTCGCGTCGTCGCTGCTGCCGACGTTGCTGCTCATCGGCGTGTGGATTTTCTTTCTCCGGGGCATGCAGGGCGGCGGAAAGGTGATGAACTTCGCCAAGAACAAGGCGAAGATGTTCATCGACAACCGGCCGAAGGTTTCTTTCGTCGATGTTGCCGGCTGCGACGAGGCGAAAGAGGAGCTAAAGGAAGTCGTCGATTACCTTCGTCAGCCTGACCGGTTCACCGCGCTGGGGGCAAAAGTTCCCCGCGGCGTGCTCCTTCTGGGCCAGCCGGGAACGGGGAAAACGCTTCTGGCCCGAGCCTGCGCCGGCGAGGCGGACGTGCCGTTTTTCAGTACTACCGGCTCTGACTTTGTCGAAATGTTCGTCGGCGTCGGAGCCTCCCGGGTCAGAGACCTGTTCGATCAGGCTCGGAAGCACCAGCCCTGCATCGTGTTCATCGACGAAATCGACGCCGTCGGACGTCAGCGCGGCGCCGGTCTCGGCGGCGGTCACGACGAGCGGGAGCAGACGCTGAACCAGCTGCTCGTCGAGATGGACGGCTTTGATGATAAGGGCGGCATCATTCTCATCGCCGCCACGAACCGGCCGGATGTGCTCGATCCGGCGCTGCTTCGTCCCGGGCGGTTTGATCGGCATATCGTCGTCGACGCGCCGGACGTGAAGGGTCGGGAAGAGATCCTGAAGGTCCACGTGAAGAACAAGAAGCTGGGCGCCGACGTGAACTTGGAGACGCTGGCCAAGCGGACGCCCGGATTTGTTGGAGCGGACTTGGCGAATTTGGTCAACGAGGCCGCGCTGCTGGCGGCTCGGGCAGGCAAGGCGGAGATATCCATGGCCGAGCTCGAAGAGGGCATCGACCGGTCGATCGCCGGGCCGGAGCGCAAGAGCCGGGTCATCAACGACAAAGAGCGCCGGATCATCGCCTACCACGAGACAGGCCACGCGCTTGTGGCACATTACCTGCCCGGAAGCGACCCGGTGCACAAGATATCGATTATCCCGCGAGGCGCCGCCGCGCTGGGCTACACGCTCCAGCTGCCGACGGAGGACCGCTTCTTGGCCTCTCAGTCCGAGCTGATGAACGAGGTCTGTATTTTGCTCTCCGGCCGCGCCTCCGAACGGCTCGTCTTCGGCGACGTGACGACCGGCGCCAGCAACGACCTGCAGCGGGCCACTAAGATAGCCCGCGACATGGTCACCCAGTACGGCATGAGCGACTTGGGGCTGGTGGTGCTCGGACGGCCCAAACATGAGGTGTTCTTAGGCCGTGACTTGGGCGAAGACAGGAACTACAGCGACCACATGGCTCAGGAGATCGACCGGACCGTCAGCCGAATCGTGGCCGAAGCGTTTGACAAGGTGACGAAGATCCTGACCGAACATCGGGATCAGCTGGACTTGGTCTCCAAAACGCTTCTGGAACGGGAGATCATCGACGCCGACGAGTTCGCGGTTCTGCTGGGAGAAAAGCCCGAAACCCCGAAGGAGGAAGCAGAAGCCGCGCCCTCTGCCGACGAGCCGGCGGCGGATTCGGAAAGCCGTCCCCAACCCTCGGCGGCAGAACAGGAAGCCGGAGCCGAAACCGACGGAAAAACTGACAGCGACGAATGA
- the uvrB gene encoding excinuclease ABC subunit UvrB yields MEENAFRLQAPWPPAGDQPGAISRLTEGLLRGDRCQTLLGVTGSGKTFTVASVIQNFQRPTLVLAHNKTLAAQLYSEFKGFFPDNAVHYFVSYYDYYQPEAYLPGSDVYIEKDASINDQIERMRLATTKSLIERRDVIVVASVSCIYGMGKRENYEDAVVSFSVGERWKRRAFLESLMKSYYERNDLDLSPGKFRVRGDVVELYPVYSDKSLRFSFFDEELESIDEVEPISGKTVARRERVSVFPAQHYVTSDNAVAEAMVKIRAELEERLEFFRSQKSFLEAQRLESRTKYDMEMLAEAGYCSGIENYSRYLDGREAGEQPGTLLDFFPPDFLMVVDESHITLPQVRGMFNGDRARKEVLVEHGFRLPSCLDNRPLKWNEFENFMQRVICCSATPGDWEIQRSSQVVEQVIRPTGVVDPEVFVRPASGQVDDLLDEIARATEAGGRVLVTTLTKKMAEDLAEYAGKLGVKAKYIHSELDAFERADLIRELREGSVDVLVGINLLREGIDMPEVTLVAILDADREGFLRSYRSLIQIMGRAARNTESRVILYADTQTDSIRQACAESSRRRQKQLEFNKAHGIVPRTVSKSVSRLLPELEFEEAPEAAASKAEEEQMDCATIEKLMWESVKKLQFEKAAMLRDRLAELRNQEIEAAGKLRVASPKGRGTSRRDGSHRHSRS; encoded by the coding sequence GTGGAAGAGAACGCGTTCCGCCTTCAGGCTCCTTGGCCTCCGGCCGGCGACCAGCCTGGGGCCATTTCTCGCCTGACCGAAGGGCTCCTCAGGGGCGATCGGTGTCAGACGCTGCTCGGCGTGACGGGAAGCGGCAAAACGTTCACCGTGGCGAGCGTGATACAGAACTTTCAAAGGCCGACGCTCGTGCTGGCTCACAACAAGACCTTGGCCGCCCAGCTCTACAGCGAGTTCAAGGGTTTTTTCCCCGACAACGCGGTTCACTACTTCGTCAGCTACTACGACTACTACCAGCCGGAAGCCTACTTGCCCGGCTCAGACGTGTACATCGAAAAGGACGCGTCGATCAACGACCAGATCGAGCGAATGCGCCTCGCCACGACGAAGTCGCTCATCGAGCGTCGGGACGTCATCGTGGTGGCCAGCGTGTCGTGCATCTACGGCATGGGCAAGCGGGAGAACTATGAGGACGCGGTCGTCTCCTTCTCGGTGGGCGAGCGGTGGAAGCGCCGAGCGTTCCTCGAAAGCCTGATGAAAAGCTACTACGAGCGGAACGATTTGGACCTGTCGCCCGGCAAGTTCCGCGTCCGGGGCGACGTGGTTGAGCTCTATCCGGTCTACAGCGACAAGAGCCTTCGCTTCTCGTTTTTCGACGAGGAACTCGAGTCCATCGACGAGGTGGAGCCCATCAGCGGCAAGACTGTGGCTCGGCGGGAACGGGTTTCCGTCTTCCCGGCTCAGCACTACGTCACCAGCGACAACGCGGTGGCCGAGGCCATGGTCAAGATTCGCGCCGAGCTGGAAGAACGGCTCGAGTTCTTTCGGTCTCAGAAGAGTTTTCTCGAGGCCCAGCGGCTCGAAAGCCGGACCAAATACGACATGGAAATGCTGGCCGAGGCCGGCTACTGTTCGGGCATTGAAAACTACTCCCGGTACTTGGACGGCCGGGAAGCCGGCGAACAGCCGGGGACGCTTTTGGACTTTTTCCCGCCCGACTTCCTGATGGTGGTGGACGAGTCGCACATCACCCTGCCGCAGGTCCGCGGCATGTTCAACGGCGACCGGGCCAGAAAAGAAGTGCTGGTCGAACACGGGTTCCGTCTGCCGTCGTGTCTGGACAACCGGCCGCTCAAGTGGAACGAGTTTGAGAACTTCATGCAGCGGGTCATCTGCTGTTCTGCCACGCCCGGCGACTGGGAGATTCAGCGGTCGTCGCAGGTGGTCGAACAGGTGATACGCCCCACCGGCGTGGTGGACCCCGAGGTCTTTGTCCGTCCGGCGAGCGGTCAGGTGGACGACCTGTTGGACGAAATAGCCCGGGCCACAGAGGCCGGCGGGCGCGTCCTCGTCACCACGCTCACAAAAAAAATGGCCGAGGACTTGGCCGAATACGCCGGCAAACTGGGCGTCAAGGCCAAGTACATTCATTCCGAGCTGGACGCGTTCGAGCGGGCGGACTTAATCAGGGAGCTTCGGGAAGGCTCGGTGGACGTGCTGGTTGGAATTAACCTGCTCCGCGAGGGTATCGACATGCCGGAAGTGACCCTTGTGGCGATACTGGACGCGGATCGGGAAGGGTTCCTTCGGTCATATCGGTCGCTGATCCAGATCATGGGACGGGCGGCCAGAAACACCGAAAGCCGGGTCATACTGTACGCCGACACTCAGACCGACAGCATTCGCCAGGCCTGTGCCGAGTCGTCCCGTCGCCGGCAGAAACAATTGGAGTTCAACAAGGCCCATGGAATCGTCCCTCGGACGGTCTCCAAGAGCGTGTCGCGCTTGCTACCGGAGCTGGAATTTGAGGAGGCCCCTGAGGCGGCAGCCTCAAAGGCGGAAGAAGAGCAGATGGACTGCGCGACGATTGAAAAGCTCATGTGGGAGTCGGTGAAAAAACTGCAGTTTGAAAAAGCCGCCATGCTGAGAGACCGGCTGGCCGAACTGCGCAATCAAGAAATCGAAGCGGCCGGAAAACTCCGAGTCGCCTCGCCGAAAGGAAGAGGAACAAGTCGCCGTGACGGATCACATCGTCATTCGAGGAGCTAA